The window TTCAAGGTGCCTTTGGAAAGCCCCAGGGCACTGTGGCCAGGGTTCACATTGGCCAAGTTATCATGTCCGTCTGCACCAAGCTGCAGAACAAGGAGCATATGATTGAAGCACTATGCAGGGCCAAGTTCAAGTTCCCTGGCCGCCAGAAGATCCACATCTCCAAGAAGTGGGGCTTTACCAAGTTCAATGTGGATGAATGTGAAGACATGGTGGCTGAGAAGCAGCTCAACCCAGATGGCTGCAGGGTCAAGTACATCCCCAATCATGGCCTTCTGGACGAGTGGCAGGTCTTGCACTGGTGAGGGCTTCCACTGTgctgcccccctccccccaacttttttttttttttttttttcccgagatggagtctcgctctgttgtccaggctggaatgcaatggcgcggtctcagctcactgcaacctccagctcccgggttcaagcgaatctcctgcctctgcctcccaagtagctgggattacaggcgcctgccaccacacccggctaattttttgtattgttaggagagatggggtttcaccacgttggccaggctggtcttcaactcccgatctcgtgatccgcccacgtcggcctcccaaagcgttcagattaccggtgtgagccactgtaccttgCCTCTGCCCCCTCTTAATACCCACCAATAAATGCTACTTCCtgtccatgttaaaaaaaaaaaaaaaaaaaaaaagaaaaagaaaaagaaaaagagagatgtgCAGATGTTTAGCACCAGAGAGGTGCCAAAGATGGGGAAGAGTGCTCAGTAGCCATCACAAACATCTTCTAGTCCTCCTGGCGCTCTTCTTAAAGGTTCTCCCTCCTCTACAGAGCACATgcccttgtttcttttctctcttttttctttttttttttgatggagtctcgccctgttgcccaggctggagtgcagtggcatgatctcagctcactgcaacctctgcctcccaggttcaaacgattctcctgcctcagcctcccaagtagctgggattacaggcgcccaccaccacgcacagctactttttgtatttttagtagagacggtttcaccgtgttgaccaagatggtctcgaactcctgtccttgtgatccacctgcctcggcctcccaaagtgctgggattacaggcgtgagccaccgtgcctggcctgccgTGGTTTCTTACTGAGACTTTCCCATGGGAACAAAATAGGAAGCCGTGCCCATGCACAAAAGTGACATTGGTCATGTCCTCCTTGCTTCCCTGCTTGACTAGTTTATTAGATAAAGAATTAAATgggcatgattttaaaaataagataagtaGGAATCCAGTGCTGACTGGGGTGTCGTAaacagcttgattttttttttccacgaaTGGTACTGGCTACACATGCCTGCATTACTGGTCAGTCTGTCCTTGTCTCTAATTTGATCACATCTGTCCCTCTGAACCTGTGCATATGGCCTCAACAGAAGACTCCCTCTGAGTGAGTGAAGGGCATGGAGGATATTACTGACACCCAGAAAGATACAAGAGGGTGGTAgaatggaaggcagaggttgggtCCTACCTCAGTGGGGAGAACATGCAAAACTGTGGAAACATAAGAACCCCAGGTGAGAATGGGGAAAAGCCCTGTTGAGGGATGGGTGACAGACATAAGAACTGATGGGaggagccgggcacggtggctcacgcctgtaatcccaacactttgggaggctgaggtgggtcgatcacttgaggtcaggagttggagaccagcttggccaacatggtgaaaccccatctctactgaaaacacaaaaattagctgggcatggtagtgagtgcctgtaatctcagctacttgtgaggctgaggcaggagaactgcttgaacctgagaggcagaggttgcagtgagccgagatcgtgccactgcactagatcctgggtgacagagccagaccctgtctttaaacaaaaacaaaaacaaaaactgatgggAGGGAATATGGAGGAATGGGAGGGCACAGTCCTTGAAGAGACCCATTGTCTCAGTCTATCACTCAGGATTTTCATATTCTCATCCACGCTCCAATTACTTATTTCATAAATGCTGCTTCAACACAGATTctttattagctgggtgtggctgtgggtgcctgtaatcccagctacttgggaggctcgggcaggagaaacacttgaatccgagacacagaggttgcagtgagccaagaccgcgccactgcactccagctgggcaacaagaacgaaactccatctcaaaaaaaaaaagaaaaagaaaaagaaaagaaacaatcaaacatacatagatttctttaaaagaagtaATCCACTGTggagttaaaaacaacaacaacaacaacaacaacaacaacaacaaacatctcatggaagtagagtagaatgatagataccagaggctgggaagggtatgTGTGGGGAGTGtaaagagaggttgattaatggagACAAACATGCAGTTAGACAGAACAAGTAAGTCCTAATATTCCACAGGAGAGTAGGATGATTCACATTAGCAACaaagtattgtatatttcaaaatagctagaagaaaggacttgaaatgtttccatacatctaagtggtaaatgcttgaggtgatggataccctaaataccctggcttgatcattacacattctgtacatgtaacAGATATCATATGTGCCCCCAAAGCACATACAAATAGTATAAAAAGAAACACTCACACCCCATGGCCCTAGATAATGACAAGCACACAAATCACTTGACaattttctagggtttttgttttcCCAGATTGCATCAGTCCAGGCATTAATAGCACCTGCCGCTTTCTTATCTTTGCAGAGAGCAATCTGCTTCTGAAGCTATATGAGGCAGCAAAGCCAATATTGAACTTAGATCTATACAATCTGGGTTTGTGCCTTGACTCTGATGCTTATTATCTGTGTAGTTACAGGTAAGTGTTGCTTTTCTCAACATTCTTTCCTAATCCGAAAGTCAGAGGGATATATATGGCggtgggagggggaggcaggaaaTGCATTTTGTGAAACAACTTGGTGCGTAAATGCTTATTATCTTTGACTGATTGGTGTTTGTTTGCCACAGATAAGATCACTGAAGTTGGAATTCTGGTACCTATGATTATCACccagatttttacttttttttgagactgcatgcactggtgcaatcttggctcactggaacctctgcttcccaggctcaagcaattctcctgcctcagcctccccagtagctgggattacatgcacccgccaccatgtctggctgattttttatttttagtagatagggtttcaccatattggctggctggtctccaacttctgacctcaagtgatctacctgcctcggcctcctaaagtgctgggattacaggtgtgagccaccatgcttgacccAGTTTTTTACCCATTGGAACACATTCAGGGTACAAATTATCCTTCAGTAATGTGAATAGAGCTAAATACCCTGTAGCTGCCCATGGTCATCTCATGAACAGAGAGGAAAATAATGGCCTTAGCTCCCAAATGGtgcccaattttttttctttttgagacagagcctcgctctgtctcccaggctagagggcaacgGTGCAAATTTGaattactgcaacctccacctcccagattcaagcgattctcctgcctcagcctcctgagtagctgggattatacgtgcctgccaccacacccagctaattttgtgtatttttagtagagacaggattttgccatgttggccaggccctgacctcatgatccactcaccctggcctcctaaagtgctgggattacaggcgtgagccactgcacctggctagtggtgcccaaattttttaaaagcccaacCTAAAGAAACTTCAGGATTCTCACTCTATCAAGTCCCAGGTGTCTGGCCCCACTAGAGACTTCTCTTCTCCAACCTTTGCCCACCTCAACTTTATTCTCTACAGTTTGCACTCTGTTGTATAGCTCTACCCAGCAGGCTGTTAATCCTGTGTGACTTTGCCCACACTGATCTTGAGACTTAGGTGTCATATCCCGGCAGGTACCCTCACAGTTCTCACAGATGTGGTGCTAAGGGTCTCTGCCATACAAGCCTGCTCACCTAAAATACACTGCTTACACTGCTTTACGAGGCAGGAGCTATCCTATCTCAGCACCTGGCCCAGGTAGTAGGTTCTTCAGCAACACTGAACTGAGACACAAGACCACACTAATGACTACGAGTTGATTTATGATTATTTGTTTTCAGCTGCTGCCAAGTCATATCTGATCAGCTAAacaatatccagttttcccttcTCGGTGCTCCATCACGACATTCTACCTAACTGTATGGAAGCACTAGAAATAATGCAAGGACATTTTTCCCCTGTCCTCTTGACTTCAGGACATTGACTTTTCAAATTTGTGAACACAGACAATTTAGTGCCAATATTTTAATcagaattggctgggcatggtggcttataactgtaattccagcactttgggaggctgaggtgggcagatcacctgaggttcaggagttagagacctgcctggccaacatggtgaaaccccgtgtctactaaaaatacaaaaattagccaggcatggtggcacgtgcctgtaatcctagctactcaggaggttcacttgaggcaggagaatcacttgaacctgggaggtgggggttgctgtgagccaagatcgcaccactccactccagcctgcgtgacacagTAAGacgttctcaaaaaaaaaaaaaaaaagaaaaagaaaattcaatcaGAATTATGCTAATCTGATGAATTCAACACCGATACATTTTCCTTAACGGGAAGGGGAGATGGTTGAGGCAGGAAAGTTGAAGCCAGCCTACTGATCATGCTTTCTCCATCTGATCCCAGCAGTGCATCTACCACgaggctgcagcaggagctgGAGGGAAGGCTCTGTGTTTTGCTTAGGAAACGCATTTTATTTCCCACATTAAAGCAAGCTGAGGGGTGCTGGGAGATGATGTGGTATCAGCAATAAAGAAAGGACCAGGTTCCATAGGGTTGGCAGCAGCAAGCTGGGGCTGGTGGCTTCAAGGAAGAGCAGGGGTTACCGCTATCTGAGGGAAAAACAGGTGGTAAGAACAGGTGTACCCTTGGGCAAAGAACTCCATTAAGACAGGTATCAACAACTGCACCAGGACTGCCAGGTGCCCCAGCTGCACCTTGAGGCAGCCCAGCAGGAGCACACACTGTGCTGACAGCCTCCATGGCACAACCACAGGGGTGAGAAGGCTTCGCACCTACCATGGGGCCTGCCACATCTGGGTGCATGGGCATCTCCTGCTTACCTATGACTCACCAGAACAGTATACTCACTCAGCAAACGCTCTTTCTGTGTTCAACACTCAGGGGCAACATAGGCCCAGCTGTTCCATGCTTATTAGGGTTATGAAATCATTcccaacatttttactttatttttgagagagtctcactgtggccgaggctggagtgcagtggtgcaatcttgactcagtgcaacctccgcctctcaggttcaagcgattctcgtgcctcagcctcccaagtagctggggttacaggcacgcgccaccacgcccggctaattttcatatttttagtagagacatggttttgccatgttggctaggttgatctcaaactgatctcaagtgatctgactgcctcggcctcccaaagtgctggtattacaggccatTCCCAACACTCTTAATGCACTTTGCATGCCCCCTACTGACTCAGTGCTTCCTTGGGCCATgggcagaacaaagctggagggcaTGGATGCAAGGTCTGAGGGCACACAGGACCATAAAGCATCACCATGCAACACTGCTAGAGGTGGCAGCAATTGTCAGCAAGTAGCTAAGAAAAAATAAgaggcctgggcacagtggctcacccctgtaatcctaacactttgggaggctgaggtgggtggatcacttgagcccaggagtttgaggccggcctgagtgagaccccatctttacaaaaaatacaaaacccaaCTGGGCATggtatgtgtgcctgtggtcccagctgcttggaggctgaggtgggaggattgcttgagcccagaagtttaaggacccagtgaaccatgattgtgccactgcactccagcctgggtgacagagtgaaaccttgtctcaaaaaaaaaaaaaaaaaaaaaaaaaaaaaattaagggctgggcatcgtggctcatgcctgtaattccagcactttgagaggctgaggcaggtggatcacttgatgccagaagttcaagaccagcctggccaacatggttaaaccctgtctctactaaatacacaaaaattagctgggtgtggtggcacatgcctgtagtcccagctactcatgaggctaaggcaggagaatcactcgaagccaggaggtggaggctgcagtgagccgggattgcaccactgcacttcagagaCTGtcaccacaaaacaaacaaaaaagagagatcaAAGCCTGTATGGTAGCAATCTAGACCTTTTTAGTTGTGACTAGTTGTGTTAAGGGCACTGACAATTGCTTGAATTACAAGTAGAATTCTTAGTTTCAAGTCTTAGTTGATGGAATGCTGTGATTGAAAATATcgacttcctttaaaaatatgctaGAAATGAGACAGAGCCTGGTTTAGCAAGGTCTTAATGTACCTTAGTGTTAATCCTAACATATATTGTTCAGCTAATAATCTAAGATCGATTTTTGTTCTTAAGGATTAGGAACttttaggctgagtgcagtggctcacaccggtaatcctagcactgtgggtggctgaggtgggaggattgcttgaggcaaggagttaaagaccagcctgggcaacatagggagacctcgtctctacaaaacattttagagaattagccaggcatgtggcacacgcctgtggtccccgcTATTTGGGAAgctaggtgggagaatcacttgagccggggaggttgcagtgatctgtgatcatgccactatgctccagcctcgattacagagtgagaccctgcctcaaaaagataaagaaatttaaaaaggatcaggaacgtgtgtgtgtgtgtgtgtgtttgatttgGGTATGAGGAAGTGAGAAGAGGCAATTCGAgaacttttttccctcttttggcAGTAAAGGGCCAGGCAGCCACAACCACAAGCAAAAGTAGGTTAGAGAAACttgttattaaatttatttttctttaaatatgtaaCTTTCTTCCACCCTCACCCACTCCAGGGAGGAACAGAAAATCCCCACCCCCTTCCATTCTGGGGATTTCGTATCTAAAGCCTGAGCGGTGAGGATGAagtataaaaatactatttacaaAGGGAAGGAGGTATCTGTTGCTTAACCGTAGacacccccatccccacaccccttttgatccaaaaaaaaaaaaaaaaaggcccctgGGAATCAATTTAAGCATAGAACTAGCCCTCCTCTAGAGGGGCCCGCAAACCTCAACATAGAATAGGAAGCTCCGAGATTAACTGAGGAAGAGATTGAATGGATAGCACCGTGGGTCCTGGCAGGGGACGGGCCCTCTCTTATGCTGGAGTCAGCCGGCGCCAGCCAGCCTTTGTTTCCATAGGTCCCATGTAAACATTGACATTTTCCTTTACGTCCCTGCTCTTCTGTTTCATACAGAGCTTCCCTCGCCTCCCGTGGAGGTGCTTGGTTCCctgatctttccttccttcccttctaacCTTCCTCTGGAAGgagtgggaaggggagggaaggttGTAGAGAGGGCAGAGCCCATCTCATCCCTTCTGGATCAGGGCAGCTCATCCTCCTAAGGGGAGCCTTGAAAGAGGATGTTCTCCATGTTCTTGATCGGGGTGAATGCCTCCCCCCATTACAGGGACAAGGCAGGTAGATAGTCCAGTACCGGGAGACAGTGGTCTTGATGGGAGAGGCCACCAGCATGGAGTAGCAGGGAAGAAGGCTTCAGGAGGCAGGAAGTGGGGGCACGTCTGGCTCTGGTCTCGAACTGAGGGTGGAAACCCAGCCCTAGACCACCCTTCCCATCACCGGGAAAGTGATCATCATCACCCTACAGTCCTGTTGGTTGGAGCTGTGCAGAGGGACCAGGCATCCATGAGGCAAGAGGTCTTCTCCAGGTCTCGGTGTAGTGGCAGCACTCACACCAGTTCATCCAATAGAATCCCAATGTTCTGCGTGGCCTCTGAGGGACCAGCAATGGGCTTGTTACACATGGGGCAGACACAGCGAACTTCCAGCCATTTCACCAGACACCTGGCAACAAATGAAGAACGGTAATCTCTAACAAGATAGACCACACTGCTCCAGTTGTCTCTCGAAACAAGAATAtcccatggtggctcacacctgtcatcctggcactttgggaggccgaggcaggtgttatcacctgaggtcaggagttcgagaccagcctggccaacatggtgaaaccccatctatactaaaaatacaaaaattagccaggcatggtggtgggcacctgtaatcccagctacttgggaggctgaggcaggagaattgcttgatcctgggaggcagaggttgcagtgagctgagatcgcaccattgcactccagcctaggcaacaagagcaaaactccatctcaaaaaaaaaaaaaaagaagaagaatatccCTATCCCTGTCCCAACCTAATCCCCCTGGGCTTTGCTCTGTGTTGACGCAGGACCAGAGACATCACTGGCAAGGGGTAAACAGAAAGTGGCAGAGACTGGAAGTTCCAGAAGATGATCCCTGATTATATCTCCTTTGACAGGCACCCTAGACACATTCCCACTTACTTCCGGTGAAAGGCGTGTTGGCATGGGAGCACGCCTAACTCATCCTTCCCTTTGAAGTCTTCCAGACAGACTGCGCAGGTCTGCTGCAGAGAGAAAGGAGCAGGCGTGTGAGGAAACTGGGGAAgcatctcattcattcatctccAGACAAGAAAATTAAGCTCTAGCCCAGTCTGTTCTACGAGGCAGGGAAACTTTTTAGCCATCCTTTCCAAAACTGTATTGATAGCATGGTAGTCATTAACCACATGTggctgtttaaatttaaattaaccaAAATTAGatgaaattataaattcaatCCCTCAGTTATACtcaccacatttcaagtgctcaacagccacatgGTGCTAACGGTTTCCATATTGAATGGTGCGAATAAAGAACATTCTTATTATCACAGAAGTTTCCACTGCACTGGAAAGTACTGTCCTAGAGGAATggttttcggccgggcgcggtggctcgcgcctgtaatcccagcacttcgggaggccgaggcaggtggatcatgaggtcaggagattgagaccatactggctaatatggtgaaaccctgtctctactaaaaatacaaaaaattagcctggcatggtggcgggagcctgtagtcccagctactcggaaggctgaggcggagaatggcatgaacctgggagacggagcttgcagtgagccgagatcgcaccactgcactccagcctgggtgatagagcgagactccatctcaaaaaaaaaaaaagaatggttttcAATCCTTTCTTGCCCAACACATTTGGTGAGGTGGCACTTAATACCAACCAGAGGTAAGGGGGCATAGTATATGTGATCagttatgttcttttctttttttttttttgagatggagtttcactcttcttgcccaggctggagtgcaacagtgcaatctcggctcaccacaaactccaactgccaggttcaagcaattctcctgcctcagtctcccaagcagctggggttacaggcatgtgccaccacacccagtcaattctgtatttttaatatagatgggatttcaccatgttggtcaggctggtctcgaactcctgacctcaggtgagtcacccacctcggcctcccaaagtactgggattacaggcatgagccaccgcgcccagcccagtgaCAGTCCTTAAATCCAGACTTCCCACATCCCTACATTTTAACTCCCTTGATCTCAGTTGAATTATTCTGAGAGAAGGGCTTGGGAAACATCTGCACTTGCTGAGGCGTAACAGACAAAATGAGGCCATGTCTAGGCGGTCTCATGTTTAGTGGAACTGTGATCCTCCCCGCTCCCAGACAACCACAAACATGCTCGGAGCAGGAGTGTCTGTGGTCATGATCAGGAGCCTTGGGAAATGGGTTAGGTGACCTTAGAGGCATAGGTAGGAAAGGAATAGGATATAACTAATTCCTCAAGTCAGAGTTGAGGGGACTCAAAGAATTGGTGTATGGGTGGGAGTCTGGTGGAAGAGAAATGGGAGAGCCATGGGAATCAACACACTAAGTCAGATCTAGTCTGTTAAGATGGGGTATACACAAAGGTAAAAGGACCTCATTTTCTATGGTAACAACCAGGACACAGGGGCTGAACATAGGGAAAGTTAGCTGAATTCTGTCTATGGCATGAAAGGGTGTGACCATCCTCCTGGTAAAAATTATGCATTGTGGGATTCCTGGGGCCGTGGGGCACTACTTTTCTAAACCCTTCTGTGACCCCTTCATGCCTTCTGCCTGAGGCCGTTCCAGATGTAATCAATTCCACATGTTAATTACTTGCTGAGATGTGTCTATTATTTGGCCAAAGGAGATACGAAAGCATGCACTAAGCAGTTTTCTGAAAAGCTTCCAGGCTGAGAGCTGGAGCGAGGTGTGGTCTGCCTCCCCTGCAGGGGCCCTCCCGCACACTATCCTGGCACACTTACCCCATACAATTGTAACTTCTTGGCATCACCTCTAAGCACCacctgaaaagaaaaaggaggcatGATGTCCGAATAAACCAACCACTGGGGCCAGCTGGGTAGTATCAACCAATGAA of the Chlorocebus sabaeus isolate Y175 chromosome 8, mChlSab1.0.hap1, whole genome shotgun sequence genome contains:
- the RNF122 gene encoding RING finger protein 122, giving the protein MHPFQWCNGCFCGLGLVSTNKSCSMPPISFQDLPLNIYMVIFGTGIFVFMLSLIFCCYFISKLRNQAQSERYGYKEVVLRGDAKKLQLYGQTCAVCLEDFKGKDELGVLPCQHAFHRKCLVKWLEVRCVCPMCNKPIAGPSEATQNIGILLDELV